One Solanum pennellii chromosome 9, SPENNV200 DNA segment encodes these proteins:
- the LOC107030949 gene encoding CMP-sialic acid transporter 2: MKNGMAECAVCHSKLVSPTVKTISRAYDRHRSKISSKQRALNVLLVVGDCMLVGLQPVLVFMSKVDGKFKFSPVSVNFLTEATKVVFAIIMLLIQARHQKVGEKPLLSISTFVQAARNNVLLAVPALLYAINNYLKFIMQLYFNPATVKMLSNLKVLVIAVLLKFIMKRRFSVIQWEALALLLIGISINQLRSLPEGTTSLALPVTTIAYIYTLIFVTVPSMASVFNEYALKSQYDTSIYLQNLFLYGYGAIFNFLAILGIAVFKGPGSLDIFQGHSKATMLLIVNNAAQGILSSFFFKYADTILKKYSSTVATIFTGIASALLFGHTLTVNFLLGISVVFISMHQFFSPLSKVKDDQQNGTVELIDVRENHSPKDSSFLNMAAGANEEASHRVGPDERQPLLPR; this comes from the exons ATGAAGAACGGTATGGCAGAATGCGCTGTCTGTCATTCCAAGCTGGTTTCTCCAACTGTAAAAACTATTTCAAGGGCATATGATCGACACAGAAGCAAGATTTCATCAAAGCAACGTGCTCTCAATGTCCTATTGGTTGTAGGAGATTGTATGCTGGTTGGTTTACAG CCTGTTTTGGTATTTATGTCGAAAGTGGATGGAAAATTCAAGTTTAGTCCCGTAAGTGTCAACTTCTTGACAGAGGCAACAAAAGTCGTCTTTGCAATAATAATGCTTTTAATCCAG GCCAGGCATCAAAAGGTTGGAGAAAAGCCACTTCTTTCAATATCCACATTTGTCCAG gcTGCACGAAACAATGTGCTTCTTGCTGTACCAGCACTACTCTATGCCATAAATAACTACCTAAAGTTCATCATGCAG TTATATTTCAATCCAGCAACAGTGAAGATGCTAAGCAATCTGAAG GTTTTGGTTATTGCAGTGCTGTTGAAATTTATCATGAAAAGGCGATTTTCCGTAATTCAG TGGGAGGCTCTTGCTTTGTTGctaattgggataagcattaaTCAACTTCGATCCCTTCCTGAAGGCACCACTTCTTTGGCTCTTCCAGTTACCACAATTGCCTACATCTATACACTGATTTTT GTAACTGTGCCTTCTATGGCCTCAGTATTCAATGAGTATGCTTTGAAGAGTCAATATGACACTAGCATATATCTCCAG AACTTATTTCTCTATGGTTATGGTGCTATATTCAACTTTCTAGCTATTCTTGGGATTGCTGTATTTAAAG GTCCTGGTAGCTTGGATATTTTTCAGGGGCATTCGAAGGCAACCATGCTTCTAATTGTTAACAATGCAGCGCAAGGAATTCTGTCgtccttttttttcaaatatgcTG ATACGATTCTGAAGAAGTATTCTTCGACCGTTGCAACAATATTTACAGGCATAGCATCTGCTCTACTGTTTGGTCATACACTGACCGTAAACTTTCTTCTTGGGATTTCTGTTGTTTTCATCTCAATGCATCAG TTCTTTTCACCTCTTTCAAAAGTTAAAGATGACCAACAAAACGGGACAGTGGAGCTGATTGACGTCCGGGAGAACCATAG CCCTAAAGATTCATCCTTTCTAAATATGGCAGCAGGAGCAAATGAGGAG GCAAGTCATCGAGTAGGACCTGATGAAAGACAGCCACTTCTTCCAAGATGA
- the LOC107030947 gene encoding uncharacterized protein LOC107030947, translating into MQLLYVKKVVVVFCHTNAMNLSLYNISLSPSNFIRFTSPKRCCHYHVISRRVSPSPYRRRHLRRRRFPFLKKFSPEDTPPSDQNLHFVLTVDNLPTKSFYSIKDLIHLKLREFLHSGRAAIEDLQTLIRIDTDAGTVSFSCTRSTVKFLATLLVSTFLLIFTLRAILNLVRRIPLNTGNNNVELVYKRDRSLGGREVLVAKNETPTLDRKKPNVLDRDEGNSNWDLDTPISFSRRRNKKSSVEQLPKWWPVSTSGSDQVGTENQQEYQRMANRLIRAILDNRMTGKDILADDIIQLRRIGRISNVKVSFDTENARDTLFRVAVDFILNYCESTASQSAFVLIDGEEAQNFVAGLADNVGLESTRAARMVSAAVAARTRSRFLQAWALEIQGKHSEAVVELFKICVIHQIFPPEEFSPEMEMVARGLEKHLKVDQRESLMNSLLHVCGDETRRSVAEALGLMYMKGNIVHQQENKYT; encoded by the exons ATGCAACTTTTGTATGTAAAAAAAGTAGTAGTAGTATTTTGTCACACAAATGCCATGAACCTCTCTCTCTATAACATCTCTCTCTCACCTTCCAATTTCATCCGCTTCACTTCTCCAAAACGATGTTGTCACTACCACGTCATTTCTCGCCGAGTCTCCCCCTCCCCTTACCGTCGACGCCATCTCCGCCGCCGCCGCTTCCCCTTTCTTAAAAAGTTCTCCCCGGAAGACACTCCACCGTCCGATCAAAACCTCCACTTTGTCCTTACCGTCGATAATTTGCCTACCAAATCCTTCTACTCGATCAAGGACCTCATCCACTTGAAGCTCCGAGAATTCCTCCACTCAGGCCGAGCTGCCATTGAAGACTTGCAAACTCTCATCCGTATAGATACCGACGCCGGGACAGTTTCCTTCTCCTGCACAAGGTCCACCGTTAAATTCCTAGCAACTCTACTAGTTTCAACTTTCCTACTTATTTTCACTCTTAGGGCTATTCTTAACCTAGTTCGGCGGATACCACTCAACACTGGAAACAACAACGTTGAATTAGTCTATAAGAGAGACCGTAGTTTAGGTGGAAGAGAAGTACTTGTTGCTAAAAATGAGACGCCTACGCTTGATAGGAAGAAACCAAATGTCTTGGATAGAGATGAAGGAAATAGTAATTGGGATTTGGATACTCCAATTAGCTTTTCCAGGAGGCGAAACAAGAAGAGTTCTGTGGAGCAATTGCCTAAATGGTGGCCTGTTTCGACTTCTGGTTCCGATCAAGTTGGGACAGAGAATCAACAAGAGTATCAGAGAATGGCCAATAGATTGATTCGag CCATCTTGGACAATAGAATGACGGGGAAGGACATTTTAGCGGATGATATAATTCAA TTACGACGCATAGGGAGGATATCAAACGTGAAAGTTTCGTTTGATACTGAGAATGCACGTGATACCCTTTTTCGCGTGGCAGTCGactttattcttaattattgtGAAAG CACTGCAAGTCAGTCAGCTTTTGTTCTAATTGATGGTGAAGAAGCACAAAACTTTGTTGCTGGGCTTGCTGATAATGTTGGACTTGAGAGTACTCGGGCTGCAAGAATGGTATCTGCAGCTGTTGCTGCACGCACTAGGTCAAGGTTCTTGCAAGCTTGG GCCTTGGAAATACAGGGAAAGCATTCTGAAGCTGTGGTGGAACTGTTTAAAATATGTGTCATCCACCAGATATTTCCTCCTGAAGAGTTCTCG CCTGAGATGGAGATGGTGGCTCGTGGACTTGAGAAACACTTAAAAGTAGACCAAAGGGAGTCCCTGATGAACAGTCTTCTACATGTGTGTGGTGATGAGACCAGGAGAAGTGTGGCTGAAGCTTTGGGTCTG